In Thermococcus stetteri, the following proteins share a genomic window:
- a CDS encoding proteasome-activating nucleotidase produces MSIDNAEVHPEGYDDYVTFLKRRIRQLELQVRTLEADKERLERELSRLRMEMSRLRQPPAFAGNVIEVLDDERAIVQNYNGPRFVVRIAPWIERDKLKPGARVALDQRTMAIVELLPSEKDPSVLGFEVIERPNVTYKDIGGLNKQLQELREAIELPLKHPELFEQVGIEPPKGVLLYGPPGCGKTLMAKALAREVNATFIRVVGSELVRKFIGEGARMVHELFELAKEKAPTIIFIDEIDAIGAKRMDETTGGEREVNRTLMQLLAEMDGFDPRGNVKVIAATNRPDILDPALLRPGRFDRLIEVPLPDYHGRLEILKVHTRKMNLKGVDLRVIAEITEGASGADLKAIATEAGIFAIRDRRTYVTQDDFLKAVDKVLGSEKRLAQQIAMHEVMYG; encoded by the coding sequence ATGAGTATTGATAACGCTGAGGTTCACCCGGAGGGTTACGATGACTACGTCACTTTCCTCAAAAGGAGAATCAGGCAGCTGGAACTTCAAGTGAGAACGCTTGAAGCAGACAAAGAGAGGCTGGAGAGGGAGCTTTCGAGACTGAGGATGGAGATGTCGAGGCTCAGGCAGCCGCCGGCCTTCGCAGGGAACGTCATAGAGGTGCTCGACGACGAGAGAGCCATCGTCCAGAACTACAACGGGCCGAGGTTCGTCGTCAGGATAGCGCCGTGGATAGAGAGGGACAAGCTCAAGCCCGGGGCCAGAGTTGCCCTCGACCAGAGGACGATGGCGATAGTCGAGCTCCTGCCGAGCGAGAAGGACCCAAGCGTCCTCGGCTTTGAGGTTATTGAAAGGCCCAACGTCACATATAAGGACATTGGAGGACTTAACAAGCAACTACAGGAGCTAAGGGAAGCCATCGAACTCCCGCTCAAGCACCCGGAGCTCTTTGAACAGGTCGGCATCGAGCCGCCGAAGGGGGTACTCCTCTACGGCCCGCCGGGCTGTGGAAAGACCCTAATGGCCAAGGCTCTCGCAAGGGAAGTCAACGCCACATTCATCCGCGTGGTTGGGAGTGAGCTTGTGAGGAAGTTCATAGGCGAGGGCGCCAGGATGGTCCACGAGCTCTTCGAGCTGGCCAAGGAGAAGGCCCCGACGATAATCTTCATAGACGAGATAGACGCCATAGGCGCCAAGAGGATGGACGAGACAACCGGTGGCGAAAGGGAGGTAAACAGGACGCTCATGCAGCTCCTAGCTGAAATGGACGGCTTCGACCCGAGGGGCAATGTGAAGGTCATAGCGGCAACAAACAGGCCGGACATACTCGACCCAGCGCTCCTCAGGCCAGGAAGGTTCGACAGGCTGATAGAGGTTCCGCTCCCGGACTACCACGGCAGGCTGGAGATACTCAAGGTCCACACGAGGAAGATGAACCTCAAGGGCGTTGACCTGCGCGTTATAGCGGAGATAACCGAGGGAGCCAGCGGGGCAGACCTCAAGGCCATAGCGACCGAAGCCGGGATCTTCGCCATCAGGGACAGGAGGACGTACGTTACGCAGGACGACTTCCTTAAGGCCGTTGACAAGGTTCTCGGCTCGGAGAAGAGGCTGGCCCAGCAGATAGCGATGCACGAGGTCATGTACGGCTGA
- a CDS encoding phosphate signaling complex PhoU family protein: MEFRKIQFTGRSSYIISLPKKWVKMNNLKQGDAVPLVVNPDGSITIFPREVREVSEKKVLSISKKYSPDMAIRLVISAYIQGYDVLEINLTEEMPIYKVKLRKTLQSLPGVEIILDEPMRIVAKSLLDEDEVNLAELLNRIRSLVLSMLGDIELLIQSPENEEILRDINDLENELDRFYFLIIRTVSRLLTKHGVTEESGIIRRAFDLIGILFIVRNIERIGDHLIRIAENPDRINVPYLREKFSQMLDQIEERDLMKVDKLMLELKEEIKSIDYHRSIAMESYRRILEYLENIGETIINMALS; this comes from the coding sequence ATGGAGTTCAGGAAGATTCAGTTTACTGGCAGAAGCTCCTACATAATATCGCTCCCAAAAAAATGGGTTAAGATGAACAACCTCAAGCAGGGCGATGCCGTCCCGCTCGTTGTGAACCCCGATGGTAGCATAACGATATTCCCAAGGGAGGTTAGAGAGGTAAGCGAGAAGAAGGTTCTGAGCATTTCAAAAAAGTACTCGCCAGACATGGCAATAAGGCTCGTCATCTCTGCTTACATCCAGGGCTACGACGTCCTTGAGATAAACCTCACAGAGGAGATGCCCATATACAAGGTTAAGCTGAGGAAGACCCTCCAGAGCCTTCCAGGAGTTGAGATAATCTTGGATGAGCCGATGAGGATAGTGGCCAAGAGCCTCCTCGATGAGGATGAGGTGAATCTGGCGGAGCTTTTGAACAGGATACGCTCCCTGGTCCTTTCAATGCTCGGCGACATCGAGCTTCTCATTCAATCTCCGGAAAACGAAGAAATCCTCAGGGACATTAACGACCTTGAAAACGAGCTTGACAGGTTCTACTTCCTAATAATTAGGACTGTCAGCAGGCTCTTGACCAAACACGGTGTCACCGAAGAGAGCGGCATAATACGGCGGGCCTTTGACCTAATCGGCATACTCTTCATAGTGCGCAACATCGAGAGGATCGGCGACCATCTCATAAGAATAGCCGAGAATCCGGACAGGATAAACGTTCCTTACCTCAGGGAAAAGTTCAGCCAGATGCTTGACCAGATCGAGGAGAGGGACCTTATGAAAGTGGACAAGCTCATGCTGGAACTTAAGGAGGAGATAAAGTCCATAGACTACCACAGGTCAATAGCAATGGAGAGCTACCGCAGAATCCTTGAGTACCTTGAGAACATCGGCGAGACCATAATAAACATGGCACTGAGTTAG
- a CDS encoding isoaspartyl peptidase/L-asparaginase family protein, producing the protein MVAIIVHGGAGTIRKEERIPKVIEGVREAVLAGWRELRKGSALDAVEEAVKALEDNPIFNAGTGSVLTLDGKVEMDAAIMRGKTLDAGAVAGIWGVKNPISVARKVMEKTDHVLLIGEGAVKFARLLGFEEYDPITEERLKQWEELRKKLIEKGETRHWKKLNELIKEYPEVLRSTVGAVAFDGEEVVAGTSTGGVFLKMFGRVGDTPIIGGGTYANEVAGASCTGLGEVAIKLALAKTATDFVRLGLDAQTASEAAISFATRHFGPDTMGIIMVDANGNVGFAKNTKHMSYAFMKDGMEKPEAGV; encoded by the coding sequence ATGGTCGCTATCATAGTCCACGGCGGGGCTGGAACAATAAGGAAGGAGGAGAGGATACCCAAGGTCATTGAGGGCGTTAGAGAGGCTGTTCTCGCAGGCTGGAGGGAGCTGAGGAAGGGCTCCGCCCTGGATGCAGTTGAAGAGGCTGTTAAGGCCCTCGAGGATAATCCGATTTTCAACGCCGGAACTGGAAGCGTTCTGACCCTCGACGGGAAGGTTGAGATGGATGCCGCTATAATGCGCGGCAAGACGCTCGATGCAGGTGCCGTCGCAGGAATCTGGGGCGTCAAGAACCCAATAAGCGTTGCCAGAAAGGTCATGGAGAAGACCGATCACGTCCTCCTCATCGGCGAGGGTGCTGTTAAGTTCGCCAGACTGCTCGGCTTCGAGGAGTACGACCCGATAACGGAGGAGAGGCTCAAGCAGTGGGAGGAGCTCAGGAAGAAGCTCATAGAGAAGGGTGAAACGAGGCACTGGAAGAAGCTCAACGAGCTGATCAAGGAGTACCCGGAAGTCCTGAGGAGCACGGTTGGGGCTGTTGCCTTTGACGGCGAAGAGGTCGTTGCAGGAACTTCCACTGGCGGAGTATTCCTCAAGATGTTCGGCCGCGTTGGAGACACACCAATAATCGGCGGCGGAACGTATGCAAACGAAGTTGCGGGAGCTTCCTGCACCGGCCTCGGCGAGGTTGCGATAAAGCTGGCGCTGGCCAAGACGGCGACAGACTTCGTCAGACTTGGATTGGACGCTCAGACGGCTAGCGAGGCCGCTATAAGCTTCGCGACCAGGCACTTTGGTCCGGATACGATGGGCATAATCATGGTAGACGCTAATGGTAACGTCGGCTTTGCCAAGAACACCAAGCACATGAGCTACGCCTTCATGAAGGACGGAATGGAGAAACCGGAGGCTGGTGTTTAG
- a CDS encoding MraY family glycosyltransferase has translation MEAAAPLIALTLSAVLTPYMAGLMKKAGIVGRDIHKLNKPEVPEMGGLALLISIGVVSSIIEPKIGLVFLLFGIVGVIDDLTALRQSHKVLMSLLVASPVMFFDIPGYVDVFGFQINLGSVYPLIALLYVVGSANLVNMLAGFNGLEVGTSAIALAFLGVLTRGVAKELAFIGVAAALGFLWWNRYPAKVFPGDTGTLSLGALIGLVAVVGKVEVYGAILLIPHFLDFVIKAVGVRFGVRKHGRTEVLPDGTLRAPPYPSFLGMIIRKVRVNEPRLVGIVWAIEVILGFLSLALSQLL, from the coding sequence ATGGAAGCGGCGGCCCCCCTTATAGCCTTAACCCTTTCGGCAGTACTAACCCCCTACATGGCCGGACTCATGAAAAAAGCCGGGATAGTCGGAAGGGACATACACAAGTTGAACAAGCCGGAAGTTCCCGAAATGGGGGGACTAGCACTTCTCATATCCATTGGAGTTGTTTCATCCATAATTGAGCCGAAAATCGGCCTTGTTTTCCTCCTGTTTGGGATAGTGGGAGTTATTGACGATCTAACTGCCTTAAGACAGTCCCACAAAGTCCTCATGTCCTTGCTAGTAGCCTCACCTGTAATGTTTTTTGATATCCCGGGGTACGTAGATGTATTTGGATTCCAGATCAATCTCGGGTCTGTTTATCCACTAATAGCTCTCCTGTACGTGGTGGGTTCGGCGAACTTGGTGAACATGCTCGCCGGTTTTAACGGGCTGGAGGTCGGAACGAGTGCGATAGCACTGGCTTTTCTCGGAGTTCTTACGAGGGGAGTAGCCAAAGAGCTGGCCTTTATCGGTGTGGCAGCGGCCCTGGGGTTTCTCTGGTGGAACAGGTACCCAGCCAAGGTGTTTCCAGGGGACACTGGAACCCTCAGCCTCGGAGCCCTCATCGGACTCGTCGCCGTTGTGGGAAAAGTAGAAGTCTATGGAGCAATCCTTCTGATACCTCACTTTCTGGACTTCGTTATAAAAGCTGTTGGAGTGAGGTTTGGAGTCAGAAAACACGGAAGGACCGAAGTCCTCCCCGACGGAACTCTAAGAGCACCACCTTATCCGAGTTTTCTGGGGATGATAATAAGAAAAGTGCGGGTTAACGAACCAAGACTAGTGGGAATCGTATGGGCCATAGAAGTCATTCTTGGTTTTCTTTCCCTTGCTCTGAGTCAATTACTTTGA
- a CDS encoding serine/threonine-protein kinase RIO2, giving the protein MVSKLLALEAYPSLRDLDFRILRGVELNMRHHRWVPLEDIARFARVDVETASFRLGKLDDMGLVVRRSDIGYIGYQLTIHGYDALAIRALAKKGVIEAISTTQIGVGKDADVYVGVTPSGEKVAVKFNRIGGRTASRRAGYHGHVFQDKHHTSWLYVSRLIAKKEHEALVLLSPIARVPRPIAWNRHVVVMEFVEGKELAELRDTDLTKEEAERILDRVLEEYLKIVRFGIVHSDMSEFNIVLTKDGDILIIDWAQYLSTAHPESYELLKRDITVLLNAFRRRWGARREFEKVWPEFESAWKESRGEENGN; this is encoded by the coding sequence ATGGTCAGCAAACTGCTCGCACTTGAGGCTTACCCATCACTCAGGGATCTGGACTTCAGGATACTGAGGGGAGTAGAGCTCAACATGCGCCACCACCGCTGGGTTCCCTTAGAGGACATAGCGCGCTTCGCCAGGGTGGACGTTGAGACTGCCAGCTTCCGCCTCGGGAAGCTCGACGATATGGGACTCGTGGTGAGGAGGAGCGATATAGGCTACATAGGGTATCAGCTGACAATACACGGCTACGACGCTCTAGCTATAAGAGCACTTGCCAAGAAGGGTGTCATAGAGGCCATAAGCACGACGCAGATAGGGGTTGGCAAGGACGCTGATGTTTACGTTGGCGTAACTCCGTCTGGAGAGAAGGTCGCGGTCAAGTTCAACAGGATAGGCGGGAGAACAGCTTCCAGAAGGGCCGGCTACCACGGCCACGTCTTCCAGGATAAACATCACACCAGCTGGCTCTACGTTTCGAGGCTGATAGCCAAGAAGGAGCACGAGGCCCTCGTCCTGCTCAGTCCGATAGCCAGAGTCCCGCGGCCAATAGCCTGGAACAGGCACGTTGTAGTAATGGAGTTCGTGGAGGGAAAAGAACTAGCTGAACTCAGGGACACCGACCTGACCAAGGAAGAAGCCGAGAGGATACTCGATAGAGTCCTTGAGGAGTACCTTAAAATAGTGCGCTTTGGCATAGTACATTCCGATATGAGCGAGTTCAACATAGTCCTGACAAAAGACGGGGACATCCTGATAATAGACTGGGCACAGTACCTCAGTACCGCCCATCCGGAAAGCTATGAGCTGTTGAAGAGGGATATAACCGTCCTCCTGAATGCCTTCAGGAGAAGGTGGGGAGCGAGGAGAGAATTCGAAAAGGTCTGGCCGGAGTTTGAATCAGCCTGGAAGGAGAGCAGGGGTGAGGAAAATGGTAATTAG
- a CDS encoding radical SAM protein: MPETIRVSYGTAIAMGLIRAKLLARPTTAYLMTYWPGRCSNDCAFCAQARSSRADLEKLSRVVWPAFRLEEVLEGLKEGNFARICLQTIDYPGMVEDVFDLLEAFSDLKLPASVSITPVDSETLERFKELGVDYIGVGLDVASERLFKEIKPDLSWEEVWDFAERVVDVFGHGKALIHVIVGLGETDRELVDTVIRARELGADLSLFAFTPIKGTRLENMEPPSLERYRRIQLAEYLVSTGKEDAIVFDGDSIKGFRLLEDEVAKIPPTVFMTHGCPGCNRPYYNERPGKEPYNYPFPPRREDFEKALKFIL; this comes from the coding sequence ATGCCTGAAACGATAAGGGTCTCCTATGGAACAGCAATAGCAATGGGTCTAATCAGGGCGAAGCTGTTGGCGAGGCCAACTACAGCTTACCTCATGACATACTGGCCTGGGAGATGCTCTAACGACTGCGCCTTCTGCGCTCAGGCCCGTTCGAGCAGGGCGGACCTTGAGAAGCTCTCGAGGGTTGTGTGGCCTGCATTTAGGCTGGAGGAAGTACTTGAAGGTCTTAAGGAAGGTAATTTTGCAAGAATCTGCCTCCAGACCATTGACTATCCTGGAATGGTTGAGGACGTTTTTGACCTCCTTGAGGCCTTCTCTGACTTGAAGCTCCCGGCTTCGGTCTCGATAACACCCGTTGACTCAGAGACCCTTGAACGCTTTAAGGAGCTTGGCGTGGACTACATAGGAGTCGGCCTCGACGTTGCCAGCGAGAGGCTCTTTAAGGAAATAAAGCCCGACCTCTCCTGGGAAGAAGTTTGGGATTTTGCAGAGAGAGTGGTTGATGTTTTTGGCCATGGAAAGGCCCTAATTCATGTCATAGTTGGCCTTGGAGAGACGGACAGAGAGCTGGTGGATACTGTCATACGCGCGAGAGAGCTTGGTGCCGACCTCTCGCTCTTCGCATTCACGCCGATAAAGGGAACCCGCCTTGAAAACATGGAGCCGCCGAGCCTCGAACGCTACAGAAGGATCCAGCTTGCTGAATACCTCGTGAGCACCGGAAAAGAAGATGCAATTGTCTTCGATGGAGACTCCATCAAGGGCTTCAGGCTCTTGGAGGACGAAGTTGCAAAGATTCCCCCTACGGTCTTTATGACCCACGGCTGTCCAGGCTGCAACAGGCCGTACTACAACGAAAGACCCGGAAAAGAACCCTACAACTACCCGTTCCCGCCAAGAAGAGAAGATTTTGAGAAAGCGCTGAAGTTTATCCTTTGA
- the cas6 gene encoding CRISPR-associated endoribonuclease Cas6: MRIEIKLRPAEVGTILPFNYNYEVYSQLLEKIYLVSPELGKEVESSGVDYFTFSRIMVRKRELIPEAGIRVLSDDVSLYVSSHSTDVIHAIAEGFLDDPLLKIKDAVFIADDVKVLKEPELKDPILFSTLSPILVRTVKFVNGRMKVWDLYPDDEMFFDKLRKIMLMRYSSIYGKMPENKEFKIEVLKFKPVRILVKDTYYRSSLMVFKYSGSPELARLGYETGFGEKTRYGFGMVKVIDSEQGKENQE, translated from the coding sequence ATGAGGATTGAAATAAAACTCAGGCCCGCTGAGGTGGGTACTATTCTCCCGTTTAACTACAACTACGAGGTCTATTCTCAGTTACTGGAGAAGATCTATCTGGTCTCTCCAGAGCTTGGCAAGGAGGTCGAGTCCAGCGGTGTTGATTACTTTACGTTCTCAAGGATAATGGTTCGGAAGAGGGAGCTTATTCCAGAGGCAGGTATCAGGGTTCTCTCCGATGATGTTTCTCTCTACGTTTCATCCCATTCCACCGATGTTATCCATGCCATCGCTGAGGGGTTCCTTGATGATCCTCTCCTGAAGATCAAGGATGCCGTTTTCATCGCGGATGACGTCAAGGTCTTAAAGGAGCCAGAACTAAAGGATCCGATCCTCTTTTCAACCCTCAGTCCGATTCTCGTAAGGACCGTCAAGTTCGTTAATGGCCGGATGAAGGTGTGGGATCTCTATCCCGATGACGAGATGTTCTTCGATAAACTCCGGAAAATAATGCTCATGCGTTATTCAAGTATCTACGGTAAGATGCCAGAGAACAAGGAGTTTAAGATTGAGGTTCTGAAGTTTAAGCCCGTCAGGATTCTCGTCAAGGACACCTACTACAGGAGTTCTCTTATGGTCTTCAAGTACTCTGGCTCACCCGAACTGGCGCGGCTTGGATACGAGACTGGATTTGGCGAGAAGACCCGCTACGGCTTTGGCATGGTCAAAGTAATTGACTCAGAGCAAGGGAAAGAAAACCAAGAATGA
- a CDS encoding MFS transporter yields the protein MRRKLLLLLSLGWIFNYAHRMAIPPLIPIIKSELGITNAEAGLLMTALLLPYALVQVPAGYLGDRLGRKRLLVVSIIGYSLSSALIIFARQYWELLAVRALYGVFSGLYYAPATALISEVYQERKGSAMGIFMVGPPVGSGIAPLVVVPIALSLPWRYAFAVLSSMSLLVGVTLAIAVKGEVSKPYRALLSIPMNALPLSAANFLALASFFGLLTFLVSFLVHSGVSLGIASGLFSLLSVVGVAGSFLGGVVYDRTGRKSVSLIFVLNALLTFLLAITASPWVIIPLGLTFYSVGPIVTAYTSEKARPENLGSVMGFVNMVGFFGATVGPYLVGLLIDILGYGPAFLVIPIMYLLAWAILGVEDLMERRKL from the coding sequence ATGCGGAGAAAACTCTTGTTGTTGCTTTCCCTCGGCTGGATATTCAACTACGCCCACAGAATGGCGATACCACCCCTCATTCCGATCATCAAGTCAGAACTGGGTATAACCAATGCCGAGGCGGGCCTGCTAATGACGGCTCTGCTCCTCCCCTACGCCCTCGTCCAGGTTCCGGCGGGATATCTTGGAGACAGGCTCGGGAGAAAGCGTCTTTTAGTGGTGAGCATCATCGGCTACTCCCTCTCTTCTGCCCTCATAATCTTTGCGCGCCAGTACTGGGAGCTTCTGGCGGTTAGGGCTCTCTATGGAGTTTTCTCGGGCCTTTACTATGCCCCAGCGACGGCCCTCATAAGCGAGGTCTACCAGGAAAGGAAGGGTTCCGCCATGGGCATTTTCATGGTCGGGCCACCGGTAGGGAGTGGGATTGCCCCCCTGGTAGTCGTCCCCATAGCGCTCTCACTCCCGTGGAGATACGCTTTCGCGGTGCTCTCTTCCATGAGCCTCCTTGTTGGAGTCACCCTTGCCATCGCCGTCAAGGGAGAGGTCTCTAAGCCGTATAGGGCCTTACTCTCGATTCCAATGAATGCCCTCCCACTCAGCGCTGCAAATTTCCTTGCGCTTGCTTCATTCTTTGGCCTGCTAACGTTTCTGGTGTCCTTTTTGGTGCACTCAGGAGTCTCCCTCGGGATAGCCTCGGGTCTTTTCTCCCTGCTCTCGGTGGTCGGTGTGGCTGGTTCTTTCCTCGGTGGAGTGGTCTACGACAGAACCGGAAGGAAGAGCGTCTCGCTGATATTCGTGCTCAACGCACTACTGACTTTCCTTCTTGCAATAACTGCTTCTCCCTGGGTTATAATTCCACTCGGTCTTACTTTCTACTCAGTGGGTCCAATCGTTACTGCCTACACCTCCGAGAAAGCGAGGCCTGAAAACCTTGGTTCGGTCATGGGCTTCGTCAACATGGTAGGGTTCTTCGGCGCGACGGTCGGGCCCTATCTCGTTGGCCTGCTTATAGACATTCTGGGTTACGGGCCTGCCTTCTTGGTTATTCCGATTATGTACCTGCTTGCATGGGCGATACTAGGAGTTGAGGACCTCATGGAAAGGAGAAAACTTTGA
- a CDS encoding glycosyltransferase, producing the protein MDIRLVVFDLDGTLVGAPKAFSEIKDELRNRLLELGIREGLIGDLTPMYETLIKISEKTGIPFDELHSIQVELERDRMKDAFLFKGVLESLEFLRERGIRMAVVTRSSRDAALFALQKTGIAGYFDVIVAREDVHPDQLKPSGGQITRVLDVLGVPPEKTLVVGDHGYDVIAAKNAGALSLLVTSHEAGRMSFSVEATPNFEIPTMEHFIPMMERLLSSYVVVPAYNEEKTIGSVLTDLLRYFRREEIVVVNDGSRDRTEEIARSFGVHVLTHLVNRGLGGALGTGLAYAVRKGARMVITFDADGQHLISDALKVMKPVAEGKADFAVGSRLKGDTSQMPFVKKFGNFVLDFITALFAHKYVSDSQSGLRCFSGECAAKIKITCDRYAVSSEIIIEAVKNGCRIAEVPIKAVYTEYSMRKGTNVLEGVKIALNLLFDKLR; encoded by the coding sequence ATGGACATCAGACTGGTTGTCTTTGACCTCGACGGCACGCTGGTTGGCGCTCCAAAGGCCTTCTCTGAGATCAAGGATGAGCTTAGAAACAGGCTCTTAGAGCTTGGCATAAGGGAGGGTCTTATCGGAGACCTAACGCCGATGTACGAGACTTTGATCAAAATCTCCGAGAAAACTGGTATCCCCTTTGATGAACTCCATTCCATACAGGTCGAGCTTGAGAGAGACAGGATGAAAGATGCCTTCCTCTTCAAAGGTGTTCTGGAGTCTCTCGAATTCCTGAGGGAGAGAGGAATCAGGATGGCAGTTGTGACCAGGAGTTCAAGGGATGCCGCACTCTTTGCCCTTCAGAAAACGGGCATTGCCGGTTACTTTGACGTTATTGTCGCGAGAGAAGATGTCCACCCAGACCAGCTGAAGCCCAGTGGGGGGCAGATAACCAGGGTTCTGGATGTCCTCGGAGTTCCTCCCGAGAAGACTCTTGTAGTTGGCGATCATGGCTACGACGTCATCGCTGCAAAGAACGCCGGTGCGCTCAGCCTCTTGGTGACATCCCACGAAGCCGGGAGGATGAGCTTTTCAGTTGAGGCCACTCCTAATTTTGAAATCCCCACCATGGAGCACTTTATCCCTATGATGGAGCGGTTGCTGTCTAGCTACGTTGTTGTTCCAGCTTACAATGAAGAAAAAACAATCGGCTCGGTCCTCACTGATCTCTTGAGGTATTTCAGGCGCGAAGAAATAGTCGTTGTCAACGATGGCTCAAGGGACAGAACCGAGGAGATAGCGAGATCCTTCGGTGTCCACGTCCTCACCCACCTAGTGAACAGGGGTCTTGGAGGTGCGCTCGGTACGGGGCTCGCTTACGCGGTTAGGAAGGGTGCCAGGATGGTCATCACTTTCGATGCCGACGGCCAGCACCTGATAAGTGACGCGTTGAAGGTCATGAAGCCCGTTGCAGAGGGGAAAGCGGACTTTGCAGTCGGCTCCCGCCTCAAGGGCGACACCAGTCAGATGCCCTTCGTCAAAAAGTTTGGGAACTTCGTCCTCGATTTCATAACGGCGCTGTTTGCGCATAAGTACGTCAGCGACAGCCAGAGCGGACTCAGGTGCTTCAGCGGTGAGTGTGCCGCAAAGATCAAAATCACCTGCGACAGGTACGCTGTTTCGAGCGAGATCATAATCGAGGCCGTTAAAAACGGTTGCAGGATCGCTGAGGTCCCGATAAAGGCCGTCTACACTGAGTACTCGATGAGAAAGGGGACGAACGTCCTTGAGGGTGTTAAGATAGCCCTCAACCTGCTGTTCGACAAACTGAGGTGA
- a CDS encoding MFS transporter, producing MEKTLRNIWLLNLSTFFFFLGISLTNPIVSPFAITLGASPFVVGLVAGVTSFVSLVSKPVGGFIGDKGYRLEMMIAGNVLSFVSGLLYVVSAYTSNLPLFAFTRALHGFSMGIFFPSSLSTAVDLAPPGRVGETLGWRGMMFSLGNIIGPALGGYLSDYLGFAGAFSFVSLFSLIGAVFVVPVWREVGRITGDEGPSRESVSYRALLKVSFVFTSLALLFFSASYSGVLTYLPALYKSFDLPQRTFGLYMMVVGASSFATRLIGGRTADRIGPVPVSFGGILVVILGYIFLNYRILPPESYVSALLIGAGFGLAVPAMQMMALAPLPGKIRAMGSSIYTMFFDLGMLGGQVMLGYVADLKGYRAVFPLLPLIAGVALISILITKVKGEWNA from the coding sequence GTGGAAAAAACGCTCAGAAACATCTGGCTCCTCAACCTCTCGACGTTTTTCTTCTTCCTCGGGATCAGCCTAACCAACCCTATAGTTTCCCCCTTCGCAATAACACTTGGAGCTAGCCCCTTCGTTGTCGGCCTCGTCGCGGGTGTTACGTCCTTTGTGTCCCTCGTTTCAAAGCCGGTTGGCGGCTTCATAGGAGACAAGGGCTATCGCCTTGAGATGATGATAGCCGGGAACGTACTGTCCTTTGTCAGCGGCCTTCTCTACGTTGTCTCCGCCTACACCTCAAACCTCCCCCTCTTCGCGTTCACCAGGGCCCTCCACGGGTTCTCGATGGGTATATTCTTCCCCTCAAGCCTCTCCACTGCCGTTGATCTCGCTCCCCCCGGCAGAGTGGGCGAGACCCTCGGATGGCGCGGCATGATGTTCTCCCTCGGCAACATCATCGGGCCGGCTCTTGGCGGCTACCTTTCCGACTACCTTGGCTTCGCTGGAGCCTTCTCGTTCGTGTCGCTCTTCTCCCTCATCGGCGCTGTCTTTGTAGTCCCCGTGTGGAGAGAGGTGGGAAGAATAACCGGCGACGAAGGGCCCTCCAGAGAGAGCGTCAGCTACCGGGCTCTCCTTAAAGTCTCGTTTGTTTTCACGTCATTGGCTCTTCTCTTCTTCTCGGCCTCCTATTCTGGAGTCCTGACCTACCTCCCGGCCCTTTACAAGTCCTTCGACCTTCCTCAGAGGACCTTCGGCCTCTACATGATGGTTGTCGGTGCCTCGAGCTTTGCCACCAGGTTGATTGGAGGCAGAACCGCGGATAGGATCGGCCCCGTTCCCGTCTCCTTTGGTGGGATCTTGGTCGTTATTCTGGGCTACATATTTCTCAACTACAGGATTCTGCCGCCGGAGTCCTACGTTAGCGCCCTCCTCATAGGTGCGGGCTTCGGTCTGGCCGTTCCCGCGATGCAGATGATGGCCCTCGCTCCCCTCCCGGGGAAAATACGAGCGATGGGTTCAAGCATATACACGATGTTCTTTGATCTCGGCATGCTGGGCGGCCAGGTTATGCTCGGCTACGTCGCAGACCTTAAGGGATACCGCGCTGTTTTCCCTCTGCTCCCGCTCATAGCTGGAGTGGCACTTATAAGCATCCTAATCACGAAAGTTAAGGGTGAATGGAATGCCTGA